One Selenomonadales bacterium genomic window carries:
- a CDS encoding N-acetylmuramoyl-L-alanine amidase, protein MLLTVTFCATAFANAPAQPAQNAAAAQDFSSKIAGMNKISNIRVGHSNGNVRIVVDGSQAIAYRSFSLSNPDRFAVDIQNAWLAQNAPRLIPVQGSQFVQQVRISQFDAKTVRIVVDASVFSDQINLFALKGPDRLVMDFGNVNKPPENVKKELERVQKTIEAEKKSVEQAKKEPAKQSSNPFEINFEIIDDLPHGTVIYPSDISEKDKPKKHAKPGLRGKTIVVDAGHGGSDSGAVGQNGLLEKDVTLKVALLLEKHLTEAGAKVLMTRKKDTDVAHAYATTNEELQARVDVGNKNNADLFLSIHIDSFVNPEANGTSVYIYDDTYLGKCLHDELIDRLKRKDRGVKFALDHSAPEDVSFPATVENVIREFAKTQLAREQDAYRINRLYTLASQGEHADTHVMTFAPDSEDIVDKLCALAQNLEDASERTGGLVAMVAANLKNQFLQAAAGNYNTITFDQQVDINGITYSH, encoded by the coding sequence ATGCTCTTAACTGTTACCTTTTGCGCAACGGCATTTGCCAATGCGCCTGCACAGCCCGCACAAAACGCAGCGGCCGCACAAGATTTCAGCAGTAAGATCGCAGGCATGAATAAAATTTCGAATATCCGCGTCGGTCATTCAAACGGCAATGTACGCATCGTCGTTGACGGCTCACAGGCGATCGCCTACCGCAGTTTTTCGCTGTCGAATCCCGACCGATTCGCCGTCGATATCCAAAACGCATGGCTCGCCCAGAATGCCCCGCGCCTCATTCCCGTACAAGGCTCGCAGTTCGTTCAGCAAGTACGCATCAGCCAGTTCGACGCCAAGACCGTTCGTATCGTCGTTGATGCGTCCGTATTCAGCGACCAGATCAACCTGTTCGCGCTGAAAGGCCCCGACCGCCTTGTCATGGATTTCGGTAACGTCAACAAACCGCCCGAGAATGTCAAAAAAGAATTAGAACGCGTCCAAAAAACGATCGAAGCCGAGAAGAAAAGTGTCGAACAGGCTAAGAAAGAGCCTGCCAAACAGTCTTCCAACCCGTTCGAGATCAATTTCGAGATCATTGACGACCTCCCGCACGGCACGGTGATATATCCGTCCGATATCTCGGAGAAGGACAAGCCGAAAAAGCATGCCAAACCAGGACTTCGCGGTAAAACGATCGTCGTCGATGCCGGTCACGGCGGTTCCGACAGCGGTGCTGTCGGCCAAAACGGTCTGCTCGAAAAAGATGTCACGCTCAAGGTCGCCTTGCTTCTTGAAAAACATCTGACCGAAGCAGGCGCAAAAGTATTGATGACACGCAAAAAGGATACCGACGTTGCACATGCTTATGCGACGACGAACGAAGAGCTTCAGGCACGTGTCGATGTCGGCAATAAAAATAATGCCGACCTCTTCCTCAGCATCCACATCGACTCGTTCGTCAATCCCGAAGCCAACGGCACGAGCGTCTATATCTACGATGATACTTATCTCGGCAAGTGTCTTCACGACGAACTGATCGACCGCCTCAAGCGCAAAGACCGCGGCGTCAAGTTCGCCCTGGACCACAGCGCTCCCGAGGATGTTTCCTTCCCCGCCACCGTGGAGAACGTCATCCGTGAGTTTGCCAAGACCCAGCTGGCCCGCGAGCAGGATGCCTACCGCATCAACCGCCTGTACACTCTGGCTTCCCAGGGTGAGCACGCCGACACCCACGTGATGACCTTCGCTCCCGACAGCGAGGACATCGTGGACAAGCTGTGCGCCCTGGCTCAGAATCTGGAGGACGCCAGCGAGCGCACCGGCGGTCTGGTGGCTATGGTGGCCGCCAACCTGAAGAACCAGTTCCTGCAGGCTGCCGCCGGCAACTACAACACCATCACCTTTGACCAGCAGGTGGACATCAACGGCATCACCTATTCCCACG
- a CDS encoding zinc ABC transporter substrate-binding protein, with protein sequence MKRILTLLISLCFIVCCAGGCSTNSDTPPKKARFTIVTSFYPMYIDALQLTKDVPGVKVICLTKPQVGCLHDYQLTPENIKTLERADLMIVNGAGMESFLSKVQRTRPDLKIIDASRDLALVTDSHGHENPHVWVSIPNKIRQIENITGPLTAADPEYADAYRHNSKRYIGELSQLQAKMNDAVRGATKTSFVTMHESFFYLAKDLGLTVTDVIASEHGHEPSAKDVEDCIRLMKETNTEVIFIEPQYNEKTAQTIARETGAAIYTLDPVVTGDLTADAMTDYLKKMEANAQTLKEALR encoded by the coding sequence ATGAAACGAATCCTTACATTGCTCATATCGCTCTGTTTCATCGTCTGCTGCGCGGGCGGCTGCTCTACCAATAGCGACACTCCACCGAAAAAAGCACGTTTCACGATCGTGACGAGCTTCTATCCGATGTATATTGATGCCCTGCAGCTGACGAAAGACGTCCCCGGCGTCAAGGTCATATGCTTGACAAAACCGCAAGTCGGCTGTCTGCATGACTATCAGCTGACACCCGAAAATATCAAGACGCTCGAACGTGCCGACCTGATGATCGTCAACGGCGCAGGCATGGAATCGTTCCTTAGCAAAGTACAGCGTACGCGTCCCGACCTCAAGATCATTGATGCCAGCCGCGACCTTGCGCTTGTGACCGACAGTCACGGTCACGAAAATCCGCACGTCTGGGTCAGCATCCCGAACAAGATCCGTCAGATAGAGAATATCACAGGCCCGTTGACGGCAGCCGATCCCGAATATGCCGATGCGTATCGCCATAACAGCAAACGCTATATCGGCGAGCTCTCTCAACTCCAAGCTAAGATGAATGATGCCGTTCGCGGCGCGACGAAGACTTCTTTCGTAACGATGCACGAATCGTTCTTCTACCTTGCCAAAGATCTCGGTCTTACCGTTACGGATGTCATCGCCTCCGAGCACGGGCATGAACCGTCGGCAAAGGATGTTGAAGATTGTATCCGTTTGATGAAAGAAACGAATACTGAGGTCATCTTCATCGAACCGCAGTATAACGAAAAAACGGCACAGACGATCGCACGCGAAACGGGCGCAGCCATCTACACGCTCGACCCGGTCGTAACAGGCGATCTTACCGCCGATGCGATGACCGATTATCTCAAAAAGATGGAAGCCAATGCGCAGACGCTCAAAGAAGCACTTCGATAA
- a CDS encoding LysR family transcriptional regulator, with the protein MELRQLEYFYMASSLRNITRAAQKLHVSQPNITVAIQKLESELGVQLLDRSQKLLTLTPEGKVFLSRIEVALENIRDAVRELDDYKNLQKGAVKIGIPPIVGAYLFPKIFSHFQQHHPSLELSIVEDGSMSIRQALEDGDLDLGMVITTGIGNLLSTQPILKEEIVVCLPASHRLASRETIALEELAGEPLTMLKKGSYHRHVLMEAFKELGITPNIILSSNQVETIKGLVARKVGVSFLPRVTLEESEKIVGVPLEEPLYIDIGLAWKKDRYISRAGRAFIDFCTNYLSKK; encoded by the coding sequence ATGGAACTACGGCAACTGGAGTATTTTTATATGGCAAGCAGTCTGCGCAATATCACACGTGCGGCGCAAAAATTGCATGTATCGCAGCCGAATATTACGGTAGCCATCCAGAAGCTCGAGAGTGAGCTTGGTGTACAGCTTCTCGATCGCAGCCAGAAGCTTCTTACGCTGACTCCTGAAGGGAAGGTATTTTTGTCGCGCATCGAGGTCGCATTGGAGAATATCCGCGATGCGGTGCGTGAGCTTGACGATTACAAGAATCTGCAAAAAGGTGCCGTTAAGATCGGGATTCCGCCTATTGTTGGTGCGTATCTGTTTCCGAAGATCTTCTCGCATTTTCAGCAGCATCATCCCTCGCTTGAACTGTCGATCGTAGAGGACGGTTCGATGTCGATCCGTCAGGCACTTGAGGACGGGGATCTTGACCTTGGGATGGTCATCACGACGGGGATCGGTAATCTCTTGTCTACACAGCCTATCTTAAAAGAAGAGATCGTCGTTTGCCTGCCTGCATCGCATCGCTTGGCATCGCGTGAAACGATCGCACTTGAAGAGCTCGCGGGCGAACCGCTTACGATGCTGAAAAAAGGTTCGTACCATCGTCATGTCCTGATGGAGGCGTTTAAAGAGCTTGGTATCACGCCGAATATCATTTTGTCGTCGAACCAGGTCGAAACGATCAAAGGTCTTGTTGCGCGTAAAGTCGGCGTTTCGTTCCTGCCGCGTGTCACGCTTGAGGAAAGCGAGAAGATCGTCGGTGTTCCGCTGGAAGAGCCGCTTTATATCGACATCGGTCTTGCGTGGAAAAAAGACCGCTACATCTCGCGTGCAGGTCGTGCATTCATTGACTTCTGCACGAACTATTTGTCGAAAAAATAA